In a single window of the Renibacterium salmoninarum ATCC 33209 genome:
- a CDS encoding HNH endonuclease signature motif containing protein — translation MEAASTVTTRLERAQSLLTEALAEFACHAASLTSQDLLLASDFIEKISRQIDHSQIIAASAFESIGLPEGSAQFRDVAGFLQARLRITRSEARRRLELGNKVLASKSLIGAEIPARYPLLGALSSQGAVCKLGLKIAVDALDEATSIVSRHRNSPELLSQMEESLAQGLTQHHPDFVKQLCKRWSTLVDQDGQAPSPSELRQRQGLFRRGEYRGLTHFELWADQLQPETLLTVINAGTNPRKQTSDSSHAEDRSRPQQQLDSVISALGSALTAEVLPGTGGHRPQVHVTVDYRQLLAEIHESENESAVQQRSTAQFTGPIGAHNIRTIACDAELIPVVLGDTGEILDVGRRKRFFSRSQRAALVARDQGCAFPSCSIPSSWCEAHHIRWWQHGGETSTSNGVLLCSHHHHLIHQGKWSIENRTGRPEFRPPPWIDPRRTLIRNSYHQIPAAA, via the coding sequence ATGGAGGCCGCCTCGACCGTGACAACCCGCCTAGAGCGTGCTCAGTCGCTGTTGACTGAGGCGTTGGCTGAGTTCGCCTGCCATGCTGCGTCGCTGACCTCGCAGGACTTGCTCCTAGCCAGCGATTTCATCGAGAAGATCTCGCGACAAATTGACCATAGTCAGATCATCGCCGCATCAGCATTTGAATCTATTGGGCTGCCAGAAGGTAGCGCTCAGTTTCGGGATGTCGCAGGGTTTTTACAGGCTCGACTAAGGATCACCCGCTCTGAAGCGCGACGACGATTAGAGCTCGGTAACAAAGTCCTCGCAAGCAAGAGTTTGATCGGAGCTGAGATTCCGGCGCGGTATCCCCTATTAGGCGCCCTGTCCAGCCAGGGCGCGGTCTGTAAGTTGGGACTCAAGATTGCGGTAGATGCCCTGGATGAAGCTACCTCGATCGTTTCACGGCACAGAAATTCACCAGAGCTACTTTCTCAGATGGAAGAAAGTCTGGCCCAGGGTCTGACGCAGCATCATCCTGATTTCGTCAAGCAGCTTTGCAAACGCTGGTCAACGCTTGTGGATCAGGACGGCCAAGCACCAAGCCCGTCCGAACTTAGACAACGGCAAGGCCTATTTCGGCGAGGCGAGTATCGCGGTCTTACTCACTTCGAGCTATGGGCGGATCAGCTGCAACCCGAAACTCTTCTAACCGTCATCAATGCCGGAACGAATCCGCGCAAGCAGACCAGCGATTCATCTCATGCTGAGGACCGAAGCCGGCCACAGCAGCAGCTGGACTCGGTTATCAGTGCACTGGGTTCAGCTCTCACCGCTGAGGTTCTCCCCGGAACCGGTGGGCACCGTCCACAAGTACACGTGACTGTTGATTACCGGCAGCTACTCGCAGAAATCCACGAGTCCGAGAATGAATCTGCAGTCCAGCAAAGATCTACCGCCCAATTCACTGGACCGATCGGCGCGCATAACATCCGAACGATTGCTTGCGATGCTGAACTCATTCCAGTAGTTCTTGGCGATACGGGCGAGATCCTCGACGTCGGACGTCGGAAACGTTTTTTCAGCCGATCACAACGCGCTGCTTTGGTTGCTCGTGACCAAGGTTGTGCTTTCCCGAGCTGTTCGATCCCGTCGAGTTGGTGCGAAGCGCACCATATTCGTTGGTGGCAACATGGCGGCGAAACTTCGACCTCTAACGGAGTGCTGCTTTGCTCGCACCACCATCACCTGATCCATCAAGGGAAATGGAGCATTGAGAATCGAACAGGTAGACCAGAATTCAGACCGCCACCATGGATAGATCCGCGCCGTACATTGATTCGGAATTCGTACCATCAGATTCCGGCTGCCGCGTAG
- a CDS encoding class I SAM-dependent RNA methyltransferase: protein MTELILDVGPVAHGGHFVARQQGRVIFVRHALPGERVRVSLTEAEEDASFWRADVIEVLEESAQYPGARLPHFWAAADSLQAHADGRLPIGGAEFGHISRPVQRELKSAVLAEQLQRLAGIDLAPLVEEVSGEDPAGLGWRTRTGFTVTDEGALGMHAHRSHQVLPVQEMPLAVRGIRGLDLWGLDFTGVERVEIAAPTSGDGPLLLLSGAKQAAARVAKQLPEGVFTLHWEPKTSRVSALRGRGWLEETVADKRFRVSGDGFWQIHRNAPKVLSEAVGDYLGDDLLPGAAAADLYAGAGLFTALLADAVGSTGWVLSVEGSPVTSKDAKLNFAGRAEVQILPGRVERVLATAARESSRKLDVVVLDPPRAGAGKAVVGRITASGAKAVAYVSCDPASFARDLGYFFRAGWELTQLRAFDLYPHTHHLETVALLRPKP, encoded by the coding sequence GTGACCGAACTAATTCTCGACGTCGGCCCAGTAGCGCATGGCGGTCATTTCGTGGCTCGGCAGCAAGGCCGAGTAATTTTTGTTCGACATGCTTTGCCTGGTGAACGGGTACGGGTTTCGCTAACTGAAGCTGAGGAAGACGCGAGTTTTTGGCGCGCCGATGTCATTGAGGTGCTCGAAGAGTCTGCCCAGTACCCTGGTGCGCGATTACCGCATTTCTGGGCAGCAGCTGATTCCTTGCAAGCACATGCTGACGGTCGGCTGCCTATTGGCGGTGCAGAATTTGGTCATATCAGTCGTCCGGTTCAACGGGAGCTTAAATCCGCAGTTTTAGCAGAGCAATTACAACGGCTTGCGGGCATAGATTTGGCTCCTTTGGTCGAGGAAGTTTCCGGTGAGGATCCGGCCGGCTTAGGTTGGCGTACGCGAACTGGATTTACCGTGACTGACGAGGGTGCGTTGGGCATGCATGCGCACCGCTCCCACCAAGTATTGCCGGTGCAGGAGATGCCGTTAGCAGTCCGAGGAATTCGTGGCTTAGACCTGTGGGGTCTTGATTTTACCGGGGTAGAGCGCGTGGAAATCGCCGCGCCGACGTCGGGGGATGGGCCGTTACTGCTTCTCTCGGGGGCTAAGCAGGCTGCGGCGCGGGTCGCTAAACAGCTTCCCGAAGGCGTTTTCACTTTGCATTGGGAGCCTAAGACCAGCCGGGTTTCTGCCTTGCGCGGACGCGGTTGGTTAGAGGAGACCGTTGCGGATAAGCGATTCAGAGTCAGCGGGGACGGGTTCTGGCAGATTCACCGGAATGCCCCGAAAGTGCTTTCTGAAGCGGTTGGCGACTATCTTGGTGATGATCTATTGCCGGGTGCTGCAGCGGCTGATCTGTACGCTGGAGCAGGTTTGTTTACGGCTCTGCTTGCCGATGCGGTTGGCAGCACGGGCTGGGTACTTTCCGTTGAAGGCTCGCCCGTGACCAGTAAGGACGCGAAACTGAATTTCGCGGGCCGAGCGGAAGTGCAGATTTTGCCCGGCCGAGTGGAGCGCGTTCTTGCCACCGCCGCACGCGAAAGTTCCAGAAAGCTCGACGTCGTCGTGTTGGATCCGCCCCGGGCTGGTGCCGGTAAAGCGGTGGTTGGTCGGATTACAGCTAGTGGCGCGAAAGCAGTGGCTTATGTTTCCTGCGATCCAGCATCGTTTGCTCGGGATCTGGGATATTTCTTCCGCGCGGGCTGGGAACTGACACAGCTTCGAGCTTTCGATTTGTATCCGCACACGCATCATCTAGAGACCGTGGCATTATTGCGCCCTAAGCCCTAA
- a CDS encoding APC family permease, translating into MLTFFNALKRVVVGRPFRNDRLAHTLLPKRIALPIFASDALSSVAYAPDEILLTLALAGAAAVTISPLVGLAVMVVLITVVASYRQNVHAYPSGGGDYEIANTNLGKFAGLTVASALLVDYVLTVAVSMSSAANYLATAIPGMHGTQAWIAVIGVVLLALVNLRGIKEAGSVFAVPTYIFMVCILGMTVVGIVQAVTGHLGQAPSAHFEIIPVPEYEQGIVGLAGTFLLLRAFSSGAAALTGVEAISNGVPNFRKPKSKNAATTLLFLGAVAAAMLAGILYLANATGVHIVQDPAKEFLINGQPPPADYVQNPAISQISSTIFGSGSVIFFIIVAATGVILVFASNTAFNGFPVLASILAQDGYLPRQLRTRGDRLAYSNGVIALAVGAIVLIIAFNADVTKLIQLYIVGVFISFTASQLGMMIHWGRAFKLVKERAEKLRIIKSRTINTLGFCMTLSVLVIVLITKFEQGAWIALLAMVFLFLIMWSIQAHYRNVARELAVDEDSAPRALPTRVHAVLLVSHVRKPVLRALAFARASRPSQLDAITVDNDPEETQETIDEWNKLQIPVPLTVLASPYRETVTPIMEYVKNIRSESPRDLVVVYIPEYVVGKWWEQLVHNQTALRIKTRLHFEPGVMVASVPWQLKSSESARRYQELD; encoded by the coding sequence GTGCTGACATTTTTCAACGCCTTGAAACGGGTGGTCGTCGGCCGGCCGTTCCGCAACGACCGGCTTGCGCATACATTGTTGCCGAAGCGGATTGCGCTGCCCATCTTTGCCTCAGATGCTTTGTCCTCTGTGGCTTATGCGCCTGACGAAATCCTACTTACCTTGGCGCTGGCCGGTGCTGCTGCGGTCACGATCTCGCCTTTGGTTGGCTTGGCCGTCATGGTGGTGCTGATTACGGTTGTGGCCTCATACCGGCAGAACGTGCACGCCTATCCTTCTGGTGGTGGCGATTACGAAATTGCCAATACCAACCTTGGTAAATTTGCTGGGTTGACCGTGGCCTCTGCGCTACTTGTTGACTACGTGCTGACGGTGGCAGTGTCAATGTCTTCTGCGGCCAATTACCTTGCCACGGCGATCCCCGGAATGCACGGCACCCAAGCCTGGATCGCGGTAATCGGTGTGGTGCTATTGGCGCTAGTCAATTTGCGCGGCATTAAAGAGGCTGGCAGCGTCTTTGCTGTGCCCACATATATCTTCATGGTCTGCATTCTGGGCATGACCGTCGTCGGGATTGTCCAGGCGGTTACTGGCCACCTAGGTCAAGCGCCGAGCGCGCATTTTGAAATCATCCCGGTGCCGGAATACGAACAGGGCATCGTGGGGCTAGCCGGTACGTTCTTGCTACTGCGCGCGTTCTCCTCGGGTGCTGCCGCGCTTACCGGTGTTGAAGCGATTAGTAACGGCGTGCCGAACTTCCGCAAACCTAAGTCCAAAAATGCGGCGACTACTTTGCTATTTCTCGGTGCAGTTGCGGCCGCGATGCTCGCCGGAATTCTGTATCTGGCTAATGCCACCGGGGTGCACATTGTGCAGGACCCGGCGAAAGAATTTTTGATCAACGGCCAGCCGCCGCCCGCGGACTATGTGCAGAATCCGGCGATCAGCCAGATTTCCTCTACCATTTTTGGTTCAGGCTCGGTGATCTTCTTTATCATTGTGGCGGCCACTGGAGTCATCTTGGTATTTGCCTCCAACACTGCATTCAACGGGTTCCCAGTACTCGCGTCGATTCTTGCTCAAGATGGCTATTTGCCGCGGCAGCTGCGCACCCGAGGCGATCGCTTGGCCTACAGCAACGGCGTCATCGCGCTAGCCGTGGGCGCTATTGTGCTGATCATCGCCTTCAACGCGGACGTCACAAAGTTGATTCAGCTTTATATCGTCGGAGTATTCATTTCGTTCACGGCAAGCCAGCTGGGCATGATGATCCACTGGGGACGTGCATTCAAGCTCGTCAAGGAGCGGGCAGAAAAGCTTCGAATTATTAAGTCTCGAACCATTAACACGCTGGGGTTCTGTATGACCCTGTCCGTTTTGGTAATTGTTCTGATCACTAAATTCGAGCAGGGCGCTTGGATCGCTTTGTTGGCGATGGTGTTCCTTTTCTTGATCATGTGGAGCATCCAAGCGCACTACCGGAATGTCGCTCGGGAACTGGCTGTGGACGAGGATTCTGCACCCCGTGCATTGCCAACTAGAGTGCACGCAGTTTTGCTTGTTTCACATGTGCGCAAGCCCGTGTTGCGAGCATTGGCCTTCGCTCGTGCGTCCAGGCCATCGCAACTCGATGCGATTACGGTGGATAACGATCCTGAAGAGACTCAGGAGACCATCGACGAGTGGAACAAACTGCAGATTCCGGTGCCGTTGACTGTGCTGGCTAGCCCTTACCGCGAGACCGTGACGCCGATCATGGAGTATGTGAAGAATATCCGCAGTGAGTCGCCAAGGGATCTTGTGGTGGTTTACATTCCGGAATACGTCGTGGGTAAGTGGTGGGAGCAGCTGGTGCATAACCAGACGGCGCTGCGGATCAAGACTCGTCTGCACTTTGAGCCCGGGGTGATGGTTGCCTCGGTGCCGTGGCAACTCAAATCTTCTGAATCCGCTCGGCGTTACCAAGAACTGGACTGA